In the genome of Raphanus sativus cultivar WK10039 chromosome 4, ASM80110v3, whole genome shotgun sequence, one region contains:
- the LOC108811701 gene encoding amino acid permease 1: MKSFNTEHEHPAAESGNVYAESDHTKNVDDDGREKRTGTWLTASAHIITAVIGSGVLSLAWAIAQLGWIAGLLILVIFSFITYFTSTMLADCYRAPDPVTGKRNYTYMDVVRSYLGGRKVQLCGVAQYGNLIGITVGYTITASISLVAIGKANCFHNKGHDADCTLSSYPYMAAFGIIQVILSQIPNFHKLSFLSIMAAVMSFTYATIGIGLAIATVAGGKVGKTNMTGTVVGVDVTATQKIWRSFQAVGDIAFAYAYATVLIEIQDTLKSSPAENKSMKRASLVGVSTTSFFYILCGCLGYAAFGNKAPGDFLTDFGFYEPFWLIDFANACIAFHLIGAYQVFAQPIFQFVEKRCNRNWPDNKFITSEYSVNVPFLGKFNISIFRLVWRTAYVVITTVVAMIFPFFNAILGLIGAASFWPLTVYFPVEMHIAQTKVKKHSPRWIGLKVLCWVCLIVSLLAAAGSIAGLISSVKTYKPFRTIHE, translated from the exons ATGAAGAGTTTCAACACCGAACACGAGCACCCCGCGGCGGAATCTGGCAACGTCTACGCCGAGTCCGATCATACAAAGAACGTAGATGACGACGGCCGAGAGAAGAGGACGGGGACGTGGCTTACGGCGAGTGCGCATATTATCACGGCGGTGATAGGCTCCGGAGTTTTGTCATTGGCATGGGCGATAGCTCAGCTTGGTTGGATCGCAGGGCTTTtgattttggtcattttctctTTTATCACTTATTTCACTTCTACGATGCTCGCTGATTGCTACCGTGCGCCGGATCCCGTCACAGGAAAACGAAACTACACTTACATGGACGTTGTTCGTTCTTACCTCG GTGGTAGGAAAGTGCAGCTGTGTGGAGTGGCACAGTATGGGAATCTGATAGGGATCACTGTTGGGTACACCATCACTGCTTCTATTAGTCTGGT AGCGATCGGGAAAGCAAATTGTTTCCACAATAAAGGACACGACGCAGATTGTACTTTGTCGAGCTATCCGTATATGGCGGCTTTCGGTATCATTCAGGTTATTCTTAGCCAAATTCCAAATTTTCACAAGCTCTCTTTTCTCTCCATTATGGCTGCGGTTATGTCCTTCACCTACGCAACTATTGGGATTGGTCTAGCCATCGCGACCGTCGCAG GTGGGAAAGTCGGTAAGACGAATATGACGGGTACGGTGGTAGGAGTTGATGTAACCGCGACTCAGAAGATATGGAGATCGTTTCAAGCGGTTGGTGACATAGCGTTTGCATATGCTTACGCCACCGTTCTCATTGAGATTCAG GATACATTGAAATCTAGCCCAGCAGAAAACAAATCTATGAAAAGAGCAAGCCTTGTTGGAGTGTCAACCACCTCTTTCTTCTACATCTTATGTGGCTGTCTCGGCTATGCTGCATTTGGAAACAAAGCGCCTGGAGATTTCCTCACAGATTTCGGGTTTTACGAGCCCTTTTGGCTCATTGACTTTGCAAACGCTTGCATTGCTTTCCACCTTATCGGTGCTTATCAg GTGTTTGCGCAGCCGATCTTCCAGTTTGTTGAGAAGAGATGCAATAGAAACTGGCCTGACAACAAGTTTATCACTTCTGAATATTCAGTAAACGTACCTTTCCTTGGAAAATTCAACATCAGCATCTTCAGGCTGGTATGGAGGACGGCATACGTGGTTATAACAACTGTTGTAGCTATGATATTCCCTTTCTTCAACGCCATCTTGGGTCTTATCGGAGCAGCTTCGTTCTGGCCTTTAACGGTTTATTTCCCCGTCGAGATGCATATTGCACAGACTAAGGTTAAGAAGCACTCTCCTAGATGGATTGGGCTAAAAGTGTTGTGCTGGGTTTGCTTGATTGTATCACTCTTAGCTGCTGCTGGATCCATCGCAGGACTGATAAGCAGTGTCAAGACATACAAGCCTTTCCGAACTATTCACGAGTGA